The Desulfuromonadaceae bacterium nucleotide sequence TCCGAGAGTTATATTTTTTTTCAGACGCATAGTAATTCCCCTATCGTTTAGAATGAGTATTTGATGTTGGCGGCAACAATATCACGATCATTGAGCAGGTTGTACCGTCCGGCGCCGAAGAAATTGGTGTAGCTCAAGTCGGCGGTCCAGCTGTTGAGATAGTTGGCGCCAATCCCCACCGTGACCGCCATGCGCCCTTCGATGAAGTTGCCACCGGGTCCGGGGCTGATGCCGTTGACGTCGTGCTGCCAGGCGACCCGTGGAGAAAGAGTGACCGCGCCAATGGCGTTGTCATAGTCGAGTCGCGTCGCCAGACGATATCCCCAGGAGGTGGCGTCGGCAAAAGCGTCAGCTGGCTCAATTTCACCAAAATGCAAGGCCGCCAGATTGGCATTACCGCTGATGGGGGTTCCGGGGCCATTCAGACGCAGTTTATCTTTGTCCGGCATATCGTTGACATGGGTAATGCCGACTTCACCGATCAGAACAAACTGACTCGCTCCAAAAGTGGGGCCTAACAGTTTCGTCGCCGTAGATTGAACCTGCACAACGTCCCGTTTGATATAACCGGGGACCACCGATTCAAAGGGGATCAACCCCAACTGACCATAGGTGGCAAGCGGGGCGGCACCAGTGTTTCCCGGGCTGAGATTATCCTGAGCACCGAGCGCCGCAAACAGAATTTCAATATCATCGATCTGTAACGGCATATCCTGCCGATAGGAGACTTCTCCCTGCAGGGCGATTCCTGACCCTTTTAACTGGGTGTTGAAACTGATGCCGTAGAGTTTGATATCTTCGGGATAACTGACAAAATAACTGGCTGTCTCTGCATAAGTACGCCCTTGCGGGTCGACTCCGGCGGCAGCGGCGGCCGTGCCGGTGCGGGCGTTGATAATCGGCAGACGACTGTGATAATTAATGAAGTAAAATCCGAATTCGGTCTCATTGAGCGCTGGTGTATAGACCCGCAAAGCTAATCCATACTGGCCGTCATCGGAGGCTTCCTGGGTTGCGGATCGACCGACGACAGCACCCGTAGACGCCGGGACCGTATCAGGGACCCCTCCCCAACCGAGCATGACCCGACTCCCCCCCTCGCCGACAAAATCGTTGGTACTCCAATACGATCCGGGAGGATCGATAACCGTCTCCTCCCAATCGTAGAGGTAGAAACCTTCCAGAGTGGTGTTCGCTGTCGCTCCGATCGAACCCCAGATCATCCCTTCCGGTATTAAAGCTTCTTTCAACTCAGCCCCCGGCAGACGAATCGCACTGACATTGACCGGATTGATGCTGTTGATACTGTTCTGGATAAAAGTGCTCTCACCCCAACTGACAACCTGATCGCCGACCCGAAACTGCATCGGTATCGAACCGGCATTAAAGGATGCGTGGATATAAGCATCGAGCAGATCGGTGGAGCTGCCAACCAGATCTTTAGCCTCAGAGGTCAAGGGTGCTTTATCGCGATCACCCTTCTCATTTTCGTAATCATAAAATGTCGTGCCGCGCAGAAAAAGTCCGACGCTGCGATAGTTCACCGCCAGATCAGAGGTCAGTTTGGCGACATTACTGATCAGCCCCTTACCATAATTAAGATTACCGTCATCAAAGTTGACCGAACGCGCCGTTCCACCGGCGGCTGTGCCGATCAGCTTAGAACTCTGATTCTGCACCCGCCACGTCGCCCCGTACGAGAGGGTCGAATCGAGGCTGCCGGTGATCTCCCCTGCTTCGAACTGAAATGCTGCCGCAGAAGAGACCACTAAAGTTGAAAGAATCAAAACAGACAGGACAAATCCACCGACCGGTGAGCCGTAGCTCCAGAATTTTTTAATCGTTTGCTTCATCATAGTCACCCCTTTGGGCAATAAAGATCGTTGAGATATCGCTCTGATCACGAATCTACCCCCTATTCCAGAACAGAATCGTCAGATATTGTAAAAGTAGTGCCATCCGTCGCCAAAAAGGTTGCCATGGCCGTCTGCATGACAGATGTGACCAGAGGATTTGCCGCCGGGCTGAGAATCGAACTGTGGTCGCCAGAAGTAAAGCGTAACCAGGTGCTCGTCACGCTGTTCTTCTGTAGTCCCATAAAGAAGGCCAGAGGATCGGTACCGGCAAGCGGCGACGGAACCGTCCCCGCCGGAGCATCAGCCATGACATTATTCGGGACAACCTGATCACCGATCACCTCGAACAGTAACATTCCACGCCCCGTTCCGACCGTTGTTGCGTAGTTGATTGGATCGGCAGAATCGATAACGGTCTGGGTCGCACCCATAAAACTTTCATAATCCGCAGAACCCTTGAGCACACCATTGGCGGCCAGACCTGCCGCAATACGCGGTCCAAAGGTTGCTGATCCGTCGAGGAGTTTGGCAATCCCGCCGCCAGGCATGCCAAGAACCGCCGACTTTACTCCAGACTCCAGGTCGAGGAAGGGGACGCCAACGATGCCACCAAGAGAGTGTCCGACAAAGTAGATATTACTGATATCAAAGTCTGCTCCTCCGCCGTCGTAATCCATCGTCGTCAGGGCGTCTGTTAAGGCAAAGAGATCAGCTACTGCCTGGCGCACATTGTCACGTGAGGTCAGCAGGCTGGAAAGATTGATGAAATGGGTGCCGGAGGAATCGGCACCATCCGGCATTTCACCACCCGCAAAGTCAAGAGGAGCGCCGGTGGTATTGTTGACTAGATCCAGATCAAAAGTTCGCTCCGCTCCGAAACGAAGAGGGTGTCCAAGAGGTAAACCATGCAACGGCATATCTATAGCAACGACCGCAAACCCGGCATTGGCTAAACTGTCTGCGACAGCCAGCATATTGGTACGGTTTTGAGTAATGCCGTGCTGGAAAATAACGACTGGCCATGGTGCGCTACCCGTTGCAGGCACGGATAGTAGCAAAGGAATGGTTTCGGTGCTGGTTGCAACCGGGTTCGGATTTAGAAAGGTCAAATTAGAACCACTCACCCCCTGCCAAAATGACTGCAGCGGATCAAGCGGACTGATATCGGCATTTTTAAGATAATAAGGGACATCCAGTGTCCCGGCAAAAACATTCGCCAGACCAGGGCCAGCACCCAGCAGGGATGCGGTTGTCCCGATCGGGACAAAGTTATCAGCCGCTCCAGTTGCGGCGGTACGTGCGGCGTTCAATACCACTCCAACCGACTGAGTGGTAAAGGTCCAGCTGAGAATGACAGTATCGGTATCAACCCCGGCGCCAGTCAAAGCCGCTTCCTGATAATTCACCAACTGTCTGACCGGTTCCAAAGCCTCTGCAGCCGTTCCGACAAGACTGTTTGGCGTTTTGGCAATCAGATAGTGTGCGGAAGTTTGTGGTGACCGCCCATCAATGCTCTTGATACCATCAGTCAGCATGACCATATAGCTGCTGCTCGATTTCAAGGGAGCCGTGGGGAGGATCACCAAGGTAGAATTGGTCGGATCGACCGATGAGAGTGTTGCAAAGAATTCACGACCAAAACTAAGCTCACGGACAATGCCCGTAACCGGACCTCCAACCGGTAAACTAGGAGACGTAAAAACACTCACCTCAAACACTCTAACTGTTGCCGGCGTTAACGTTGTCGGGTCGATAGCGCTGCTGAAGGTCGTGCTGATCGGCGCGACAGTCGAAAAACCATCCAGCGCATTCATCGCCACCTTCGGGTCTGAAAAAGCATCCGGGTCGTCGACCGGGATATTCAGCGTCCCATCGGTTGAACCACTGAACAAAAGGTTAGTCGGGAATGGAATGACCCCTGCGGTCAGGTCAAAGTAAGCGGTAAACCCTTTTCTGTCGATATTGAGCTCTGTTTCAACATTCTCATTACTGCTGCAAGCCGTCAGCAGAAGCAGTAATGAGAGGACGAATAACCAGATTACCCTGTACATAAAATTGGCCTCCTCTTGACAAATAGAACCGAATTTTTACTTGATAGGCTGAATCAGCCTAACAAGCAGCAAACCTGCCGCAATCGAGCTATCAATTTTGCGTCCCTCTTGACTCTGGAATCAAAAAAAGAGAAGACGTCAATATATTTTCCACCACAATATATCGACAGTATACTGAGGCTCTCTTCCCCTGCAAGAAATATAATAGCGTTATACAAGCAGATTCAGATTATATTGAAATGACAATTAACATTAAGCGTATAGACTTTGATCAATAAATGATTTTAATTCTTTTGATGATACCGATATTTAAATTAAAAAAAATAAACAGCTAACCTGCCGTAAAATAAAGCTTGAAACGATTATAGCAAGAGCTTGAAAAAGCGACATAGACAGACCATAACCACAAATCAGAATCTGGCTCAAGTTGACGCTCTCGTAAACGTTATAGAACAGCATTCTATCCAAGTCAACAATTATTATTTTATTTAATCCTGCAAGAGTAAAACAACCGTTACGATCGACAAGTGAGGCAGGAAGTTATCGGCAAAGTTCGGTGGAGGGAAATGAAGAATTGAAATTTAAAAGAGTCTGCACAACGCAAAAAAGCGGGTACCGCTACGGCTGTAGCGCTACCCGCTTTTAAACTGGTGGCCTCGGTGCGACTTGAACGCACGACCTACCGCTTAAACAATAGAGAGCAACAATAGAGGGACGTTGTTAAGCTGGTTAACTTGCCATTTTCAAGGGGTCAGAAAGGGACACTTAGCAGCTTAATTTTCCAACACATTTCGCCCCTTAAATTAATCGTAGGGCACCAGGGAGCAGACCAACAAAATCCAAAGTTAAGAAAGGGGGTAGTCGGTTAGCTCCACCTCTGTGCCTGTTGAACCCCTTTAAATTTTCCCTTGGATTTCTGAGCCGTGAAGATGCGACCCCGG carries:
- a CDS encoding DUF1302 domain-containing protein → MMKQTIKKFWSYGSPVGGFVLSVLILSTLVVSSAAAFQFEAGEITGSLDSTLSYGATWRVQNQSSKLIGTAAGGTARSVNFDDGNLNYGKGLISNVAKLTSDLAVNYRSVGLFLRGTTFYDYENEKGDRDKAPLTSEAKDLVGSSTDLLDAYIHASFNAGSIPMQFRVGDQVVSWGESTFIQNSINSINPVNVSAIRLPGAELKEALIPEGMIWGSIGATANTTLEGFYLYDWEETVIDPPGSYWSTNDFVGEGGSRVMLGWGGVPDTVPASTGAVVGRSATQEASDDGQYGLALRVYTPALNETEFGFYFINYHSRLPIINARTGTAAAAAGVDPQGRTYAETASYFVSYPEDIKLYGISFNTQLKGSGIALQGEVSYRQDMPLQIDDIEILFAALGAQDNLSPGNTGAAPLATYGQLGLIPFESVVPGYIKRDVVQVQSTATKLLGPTFGASQFVLIGEVGITHVNDMPDKDKLRLNGPGTPISGNANLAALHFGEIEPADAFADATSWGYRLATRLDYDNAIGAVTLSPRVAWQHDVNGISPGPGGNFIEGRMAVTVGIGANYLNSWTADLSYTNFFGAGRYNLLNDRDIVAANIKYSF
- a CDS encoding Ig-like domain-containing protein translates to MYRVIWLFVLSLLLLLTACSSNENVETELNIDRKGFTAYFDLTAGVIPFPTNLLFSGSTDGTLNIPVDDPDAFSDPKVAMNALDGFSTVAPISTTFSSAIDPTTLTPATVRVFEVSVFTSPSLPVGGPVTGIVRELSFGREFFATLSSVDPTNSTLVILPTAPLKSSSSYMVMLTDGIKSIDGRSPQTSAHYLIAKTPNSLVGTAAEALEPVRQLVNYQEAALTGAGVDTDTVILSWTFTTQSVGVVLNAARTAATGAADNFVPIGTTASLLGAGPGLANVFAGTLDVPYYLKNADISPLDPLQSFWQGVSGSNLTFLNPNPVATSTETIPLLLSVPATGSAPWPVVIFQHGITQNRTNMLAVADSLANAGFAVVAIDMPLHGLPLGHPLRFGAERTFDLDLVNNTTGAPLDFAGGEMPDGADSSGTHFINLSSLLTSRDNVRQAVADLFALTDALTTMDYDGGGADFDISNIYFVGHSLGGIVGVPFLDLESGVKSAVLGMPGGGIAKLLDGSATFGPRIAAGLAANGVLKGSADYESFMGATQTVIDSADPINYATTVGTGRGMLLFEVIGDQVVPNNVMADAPAGTVPSPLAGTDPLAFFMGLQKNSVTSTWLRFTSGDHSSILSPAANPLVTSVMQTAMATFLATDGTTFTISDDSVLE